Proteins co-encoded in one Quercus robur chromosome 8, dhQueRobu3.1, whole genome shotgun sequence genomic window:
- the LOC126695970 gene encoding secreted RxLR effector protein 161-like encodes MASNAKLTNDPSGESVDVTLYRSMIDCLLYLTASRPDIAFSVGVCSRFQSNPKVSHLNAVKRIIKYVSGTCNYGLFYNKGSNLSLAGFSNSDWADDADDRKSTTGRCFYVGANLVAWMRKKQNSVSLSAVEAEYIAAGSCCSQLLWMKKLLSDYGITEDTMVVYCDNSSAIDISKNLVQHSKTKHKEIRYDFIRDLVERKIVVL; translated from the coding sequence ATGGCTTCAAATGCAAAATTAACCAATGACCCATCGGGTGAGTctgttgatgttacattatatagaagcatgattGATTGTCTTTTGTATTTAACTGCAAGTCGGCCTGATATTGCATTTAGTGTTGGTGTATGTTCTAGGTTTCAATCTAATCCTAAGGTTTCACATTTGAATGCTgttaaaagaatcataaaatatgttAGTGGAACTTGTAATTATGGATTGTTTTATAACAAAGGGTCAAATTTGTCTCTTGCtggattttctaattctgaTTGGGCCGACGATGCcgatgatagaaaaagcaccactgGTAGGTGTTTTTATGTAGGAGCTAATCTTGTTGCTTGGATGcgtaaaaagcaaaattctgtATCTTTGTCTGCTGTAGAGGCAGAATATAttgctgctggaagttgttgctcacagcttctttggatgaaaaagctctTGAGTGATTATGGGATAACAGAAGACACCATGGTTGTTTACTGTGATAATTCTAGTGCTATTGATATCTCTAAGAATCTTGTTCAACACTCTAAGACTAAACACAAAGAGATTAGATATGACTTTAttagggatcttgttgaaagaaagattgttgTTCTTTAG